In a single window of the Bacteroidota bacterium genome:
- a CDS encoding CTP synthase, whose translation MSAPKYIFVTGGVSSSLGKGIISASLAKLLQARGYSVTIQKLDPYINVDPGTLNPYEHGECYVTDDGAETDLDLGHYERFLNVPTSQANNVTTGRIYKTVIEKERRGDYLGKTVQVIPHITDEIKHRIRQLGNTGQYQVIITEIGGTVGDIESLPFVEAIRQLKWEMPKDVLVVHLTLVPYLSASGELKTKPTQHSVKLLQEFGVLADVLVCRTEHELSPELKRKMALFCNVEAGAVIEARDARSIYEVPLLMEQEQLDMVVLNKLGLSVQREPELTNWKAFLHKLYHPVTEVRIGLVGKYIELKDSYKSIAEGFIHAGVANSCRVTLEWIHSESINEDNVEVVLGGLSGILVAPGFGHRGIEGKITAIRYAREKGIPFFGICLGMQCAVIEFARNVLGMKGAHSTEMDAQTPYPVIDLLEAQKKVTHKGGTMRLGAYPCELTEGTKAYEMYGKRTIYERHRHRYEFNNEYLADFERAGMTATGINPEGGLVEIVEIKSHPFFVGVQFHPEYKSTVENPHPLFVGFVKAAVATKKTTAPTAKV comes from the coding sequence GTGTCGGCTCCAAAGTATATCTTCGTTACCGGGGGTGTTTCCTCTTCACTCGGTAAAGGAATCATCTCGGCCTCTCTGGCCAAGTTGCTGCAGGCTCGCGGCTACTCAGTAACAATCCAAAAACTCGATCCGTACATCAACGTCGATCCCGGCACACTCAACCCGTATGAACACGGCGAGTGCTACGTAACCGACGATGGCGCCGAAACAGACCTTGATCTGGGGCATTACGAGCGTTTCCTGAACGTACCCACCTCGCAGGCCAATAACGTTACCACCGGACGTATTTACAAAACGGTGATTGAAAAAGAGCGCCGCGGCGATTACTTAGGCAAAACCGTGCAGGTAATTCCGCACATTACCGACGAAATCAAGCACCGCATCCGCCAGCTTGGCAACACCGGCCAGTATCAGGTAATTATTACCGAAATTGGCGGTACGGTGGGTGATATTGAGTCGCTGCCGTTTGTGGAGGCCATTCGCCAGCTTAAATGGGAAATGCCCAAGGATGTATTGGTGGTTCACCTTACGCTGGTGCCCTACCTCTCAGCTTCGGGCGAATTGAAAACCAAGCCCACACAGCACTCGGTAAAGCTGCTTCAGGAATTTGGCGTACTGGCCGATGTGCTGGTGTGCCGCACCGAGCACGAACTGAGCCCCGAGCTGAAACGCAAAATGGCCCTGTTCTGCAACGTAGAAGCCGGTGCCGTTATCGAAGCACGTGATGCCAGAAGCATTTACGAAGTGCCCCTGCTTATGGAGCAGGAACAGCTCGACATGGTGGTGCTCAACAAACTGGGCCTTTCGGTTCAGCGCGAACCCGAACTTACCAACTGGAAAGCATTCCTGCACAAACTTTACCACCCGGTTACCGAGGTGCGTATTGGTCTGGTAGGAAAATATATTGAGCTTAAAGATTCGTACAAATCAATTGCCGAAGGCTTTATTCATGCCGGAGTAGCTAACTCATGCCGCGTTACACTCGAATGGATTCATTCAGAAAGCATTAACGAGGATAATGTGGAAGTGGTGCTTGGCGGACTGAGCGGCATACTGGTGGCACCCGGCTTCGGGCACCGCGGTATTGAAGGCAAAATTACCGCCATACGCTACGCACGCGAAAAAGGCATTCCGTTCTTTGGCATTTGCCTCGGCATGCAGTGTGCCGTGATTGAATTTGCGCGTAATGTGCTGGGCATGAAAGGCGCACACTCAACCGAAATGGATGCGCAAACGCCCTACCCGGTTATCGACCTGCTTGAGGCGCAGAAGAAAGTAACCCACAAAGGCGGCACCATGCGTCTGGGCGCATACCCCTGCGAACTTACCGAAGGCACAAAAGCCTACGAAATGTATGGCAAGCGCACCATTTACGAGCGCCACCGCCACCGCTACGAATTCAACAACGAATACTTAGCCGATTTTGAACGCGCCGGTATGACTGCCACAGGCATAAATCCAGAAGGCGGACTGGTGGAAATAGTGGAAATAAAATCGCATCCGTTTTTTGTGGGCGTGCAGTTCCACCCGGAATACAAAAGCACGGTGGAAAATCCGCACCCGCTGTTTGTGGGCTTTGTGAAAGCGGCAGTAGCCACCAAGAAAACAACTGCACCGACGGCCAAAGTATAG
- a CDS encoding PorT family protein, with the protein MKTRFLFCVAALLGAVLIHAQEETITKKWRFGLFASPDLSFRSLAGNTGTSAQIAGTRNRIETPKTAFTAGGEVLYRHSEKWSFTGGIQFSVKGDKTDVLTLTYSADPRTGFASVPAGEPNTVQLIYNSRYIDLPLRVDYYFSRKRIAPFISAGVSTNIFLNERTVVVKGYEDGSKKRSGNTAQNGYHRVNPQVQLGGGIDVVLPTGILRVLPLARMSVLPVNSGSVDGYFYSVGLGLNYFL; encoded by the coding sequence ATGAAAACACGTTTTTTGTTTTGTGTTGCAGCTTTACTTGGCGCTGTGCTGATACATGCACAGGAAGAAACGATCACAAAAAAATGGCGTTTCGGCCTCTTCGCCTCGCCCGATCTGAGTTTCCGATCGCTGGCCGGAAACACAGGCACTTCGGCACAAATAGCCGGTACGCGTAATCGAATCGAGACACCCAAAACAGCCTTTACAGCAGGTGGCGAAGTGCTTTACCGACACTCCGAAAAATGGTCGTTTACCGGCGGCATACAGTTTAGTGTGAAGGGCGATAAAACAGATGTGCTTACTTTAACTTACAGTGCAGATCCGAGAACAGGATTTGCATCTGTTCCAGCTGGGGAACCAAATACGGTACAGCTCATATACAATTCGAGGTATATTGATTTGCCGTTGCGTGTGGACTATTATTTTTCACGTAAAAGAATTGCACCGTTTATTTCAGCGGGTGTATCAACCAATATCTTTCTGAATGAACGTACTGTGGTGGTGAAAGGATATGAAGATGGTTCGAAGAAAAGATCGGGCAATACGGCACAAAACGGCTACCATCGCGTAAATCCGCAGGTGCAGCTGGGCGGGGGAATTGATGTGGTTTTACCAACCGGCATATTGCGCGTTTTACCACTTGCACGCATGAGCGTATTGCCGGTAAATTCAGGTTCTGTTGACGGGTATTTTTATTCGGTGGGATTGGGGCTGAATTATTTTCTTTAG